TTTTGAATTTTATCATATTAATCCGATTTGTCAACTGTGTTTTATATATTTTATCCATTAGATTCTTGAGGATTTGGTTTTTTCCATTTAAATATTGAGTTTAAAAATCCGTATATATGCTTAGACTCCTTCGTTAACAAAGGACCAATAATAGCTAAAATCAATACATAAAGCGCAGCGAATGGCTGAAGGATGGCCGATAATCCTCCTTCAATTCCGATGTTAGCCATAATGATTGAAAACTCACCTCGTGACATGATTGTTAATCCAATATTGGTAGAAGCCTTGTGTGACAGCCCGCTTTTTCTTCCTGAAATCATACCGGCTGTAAAGTTACCAATAATCGTAAGCGCAACTGCTCCAAGGGCAAGCCAGCCTGCATCCCAGAGCGTGAGAGGATCAATACTTAATCCGAAGCTGAAGAAAAAGATGGCTCCAAAGAAATCACGAAACGGTACGACAAGATGTTCAATCCGATCGCGATGTTCTGTTTCAGAAAATACAAGCCCAAGCAATAATGCTCCAATTGCTTCTGCCACGTGAATTGTTTCTGAGAAGCCTGCCACAAAAAACAATACCGCAAAAACGACGATTATAAAGATTTCATTCGATGAAATATTTAAAAGTTTATTTAGTAGAGGCGTAGCTTTTCGAGCAATGATAAAGAACAGCATCATATAGCCAAACGCAATTAAAATAGATGTTAAAGATCCAGCAAGCGATCCGTGGTCTCCAAGCACCAACCCTGAAACGACAGAAAGATAAACCGCTAAGAAAATATCTTCAAACATGATGATCCCTAATATCAATTCCGTTTCTGGATTTGCCGTTCGTTTTAAATCAACCAATACTTTTGCGACAATTGCGCTGGACGAAATCGTAATAATTCCAGCGATAATCAGCACTTCAAGAAGAGGATTTCCTGTCAGGTATCCATACAATAATCCTAAGGTAAAGTTAATTAAAATATAAATAGATCCTCCCACCGCGATGGACTTACCTGATTTAATTAACTTTCCAACTGAAAATTCTAACCCTAAATAAAAGAGTAAAAAGAGAACTCCAATTCTCCCCATAAATTCAATAATCTCTTGGCTTTCAATAAACTTTAAACTGAATGAGCCAAACTCAGGAGCATGGGGACCAACCGCCATGCCCAGCAGAATGAGGAATGGAATAATCGTAAATTTAAATTTATGTGCTAGTATAGCCGCTAAAGCGACTAGTAACAAAGCTGTCCCAACTTCAAATACTAAATGATCCAATTATGAACTACCTCCTTGTGAAAGCAATTCTTTAATGAGCGTTTTTAAATTTCCTCTTTCACCAGAGATGACAAGCGTATCTCCTTCTTCAATTAACGTATCTGGTCCTGGGGTGGATAATTTTTTTTGCGTGTTTTTAATGACAGCGATGATTGTGACATCATAGTTGCTGCGAACGTCAATTTCGCCAATTGTTTTACTGTGAGCTTTGGCCTGTTTTTCAACTTTGTACCATTCAATCACTAAGTCATTGAATGCCACTTCAATGGTTTCCATTGCTTTTGGCTTGTAAATCATGCCGCCTAAAATTGCAGCTAGCTGTCTTGATTCCGTATCTGTTAACGTAATGTCAAAAATGCTTTCTTCTAAATCTTTTTGATCGAAGTGGTAGATTTCGCGTCGTCCATCATCATGAATAATAACGACCACACGGTTTCCTCCGCTTGTCTCAATTTCAAATTTACGGCCGATTCCTGGTAATTCCGTTTCTTTAATCATCATTGAATGATCACTCCTATAAAGTTTTTAAGAAGAATATTAAATTTTCATTGCATTATTTGTATAGAAAATCCCCATGACAAATAAGCCTAAGAATAGTAGGTAATTTTAGGTTTGAAGAAAAGGCTGCTGAAATTTCAACCTTTTTTATTTAATTGAGGTAACTTGATTGAAAGATTTTTGGATAAAAAAGTGTTTTCTTGAGGAAAAAATACGCAATTTGATGCGTCGGAATGATGAGCTT
The genomic region above belongs to Priestia megaterium and contains:
- a CDS encoding cation:proton antiporter; protein product: MDHLVFEVGTALLLVALAAILAHKFKFTIIPFLILLGMAVGPHAPEFGSFSLKFIESQEIIEFMGRIGVLFLLFYLGLEFSVGKLIKSGKSIAVGGSIYILINFTLGLLYGYLTGNPLLEVLIIAGIITISSSAIVAKVLVDLKRTANPETELILGIIMFEDIFLAVYLSVVSGLVLGDHGSLAGSLTSILIAFGYMMLFFIIARKATPLLNKLLNISSNEIFIIVVFAVLFFVAGFSETIHVAEAIGALLLGLVFSETEHRDRIEHLVVPFRDFFGAIFFFSFGLSIDPLTLWDAGWLALGAVALTIIGNFTAGMISGRKSGLSHKASTNIGLTIMSRGEFSIIMANIGIEGGLSAILQPFAALYVLILAIIGPLLTKESKHIYGFLNSIFKWKKPNPQESNG
- a CDS encoding cation:proton antiporter regulatory subunit, which encodes MMIKETELPGIGRKFEIETSGGNRVVVIIHDDGRREIYHFDQKDLEESIFDITLTDTESRQLAAILGGMIYKPKAMETIEVAFNDLVIEWYKVEKQAKAHSKTIGEIDVRSNYDVTIIAVIKNTQKKLSTPGPDTLIEEGDTLVISGERGNLKTLIKELLSQGGSS